The window CCGCTGTTTGGCCCGCGCCGCGCGCTGGGCGCGCTCCCTGCGGACCAGCTCTGCGCGCTCCCGCCCTTCCTGCAGGCCCTCCTCCCGCTGCTTCAGGTTCTGCTCCTGCTGCAGCTTGCGCAGCCGGTCGTCGCGCGCGGCGCGTTCCGCCCTCTCCCGCCGCAGCAGGCCCTGGCGCTCCGCCAGCTCCCGCCGCCGCTCCTCGCTGCGCTCACACTGCTGCTGCCGCCTCCGCGCGGCCTCACGTTCCTCCCGGCCCCGGCGGCCCCGCCGCTCCTCTACCTGCGCGGCCCAGGCGCGCCGGCCCTGCTCGAGCGCGCGCTGCTTCTCGCGTTCCTCGCGCTCCCGCCGCTGCTCGGCGCGCAAGCGCTGTTGCTCCCACTGGCCGTGGGCCGCGGCGCGCTGCTCCAGCAACAGGCGCTCCTCCTGGTGTCGGGCCAGCATGAGGGCGGCGATCTTGCGGTCGCGCTCGGGTACCCCGCGCAGGCCTCGCTCGGCGCGCACTTGGCGCACGATGCGCTCCACATGCTGAGCCGTCTGCGGCGAGTGGCTCAGGTCGCCGAGGCTGAAGCTGCGGGCAGTGAGTGGGACCAGATCGAGGGCAGAAGGGCGGCCCAGCGGGTTGGGTGCAGACGACGCAGAGCCCGCAGGGCAGCTGTTCCTGGCTGAAGCTCGAGGTGGCCAGCGAAGCTCCCGAAGGCTCTCCCCGCTGTAGGACGATGACGAGGCACCGGACTCGGAGCTCAGGGCACCGTCCCGTCGGCGGGACAGCGAGTCCAGCGAGTGGCTCTTCCTACCTGTCCGAGAACCCGTGGTCGGAGGTCGGGTCCTGGCGGGCGGACTGGGAGAAGTCCTTCGAGCAACCCTGGATGCGGGCGAGGCCgggaggctgctgctgctgcaactGCTGCTGCTGCCCGCGCTCAGCGCCGAGGCCGAGGCCGAGGCGGAGGCCGGGGCTGCCACCGGGCCCTTGGGCGTGAACAGGCGCCGCTTCTCCTCGCGCATGATGCGCTCGCGCTCGGCACGGCACTGCTGCAGTTTGGCGAGCCGCTCCTTCTCGTAGGCCTCGTACAGACCAGTGGCCACTCGCATGGATCGGCCCGGGGCCTCGCGCACCAGGTCGGCCAGGGCCCGGGGCAGCAGCTCCACGGGCTTGACCGCACAGCGGGCACAGGCCTCCAGCGAGCGGGGGCTGGTCAGGACGTAGCGGCTGCCCTCTGCCTCGGGGCAGGCGAAGTTGAAGAGATCGAGGTGCAGCAGCGGGGACTGTTCCCGACGCCCACCTTCTGCCCCGCAGGGGACTTCGGCCTTGTGGGGCGCCGCcgcggaggcggaggcggaggaGGCTGCAGGCTGTTGGGCTCCCGGGGCATCGGGGGGCACGGATGCTGTGGCCTCATCCCCTTCTGAGCCACCGGGCCCcgctccctctttctcctcttctggcACCGGGTCCACCATAGCTGAGTCTCGTCCTTTGTTG is drawn from Peromyscus eremicus chromosome 14, PerEre_H2_v1, whole genome shotgun sequence and contains these coding sequences:
- the Ccdc177 gene encoding coiled-coil domain-containing protein 177 codes for the protein MVDPVPEEEKEGAGPGGSEGDEATASVPPDAPGAQQPAASSASASAAAPHKAEVPCGAEGGRREQSPLLHLDLFNFACPEAEGSRYVLTSPRSLEACARCAVKPVELLPRALADLVREAPGRSMRVATGLYEAYEKERLAKLQQCRAERERIMREEKRRLFTPKGPVAAPASASASASALSAGSSSSCSSSSLPASPASRVARRTSPSPPARTRPPTTGSRTGRKSHSLDSLSRRRDGALSSESGASSSSYSGESLRELRWPPRASARNSCPAGSASSAPNPLGRPSALDLVPLTARSFSLGDLSHSPQTAQHVERIVRQVRAERGLRGVPERDRKIAALMLARHQEERLLLEQRAAAHGQWEQQRLRAEQRREREEREKQRALEQGRRAWAAQVEERRGRRGREEREAARRRQQQCERSEERRRELAERQGLLRRERAERAARDDRLRKLQQEQNLKQREEGLQEGRERAELVRRERAQRAARAKQRQEGQLQREKRELSRAERARHEALLRGRVRQQHEEREGLRSSLEASLGRAQENYEQLLEQRARELRERARKEELQGRRAKEAAERKEREHQAHLEALARAGERRLQHAAQVAEEAVQQKARRVVQTRLEKERTQRANKEKVERDEDCRRRELLQAIGRKLERSEQLSRERRSALESARSTARASFHVREKVREETNTRSFDRMVREAQLHASLDRK